In Salmo trutta chromosome 16, fSalTru1.1, whole genome shotgun sequence, a genomic segment contains:
- the LOC115150732 gene encoding specifically androgen-regulated gene protein isoform X3 codes for MFLEETIESLEAEEDSALSNDEPDCLPTTGNVATKMAHLSASMGQNKLNNVSKYPSDEHGYLVPTPFILANSTTCILPRPGIPPNNENSHPKPQVTALDNTPSQSHHPCVPPEINVVVIPPPSKPKDYPCQRPLPSPRGPLSYEALVQLRKSAFMKRTLQSATAETRDWNRQPSSSAIPIDLHHGSTPRDPSVTPAQVTLPQEPSKHNDSPPVVFPKPPKIPSHIALNTQKGTANPTTDSSAPSLSSSPTDRHLSDPQKVRKEALQKLGLLRDNNESQPKSVMPLCSSKLHSTCDLTSASVGVKAQPHGNSTRSQPSSTSQGPREPNSRPVQSSSFLHRSRSEEQPPIPPSHLTKPSGVKAATLERSGVGLGSYVADHRKSPKDERCTPPTPIKAPEQEKTTLAAQPVSTHKTPHCPGFSVVMVPSMGEDRREALRKLGLLKD; via the exons ATGTTCTTGGAGGAGACCATAGAGTCCCTAGAGGCTGAGGAGGATAGTGCACTGTCCAATGATGAGCCTGACTGCCTGCCCACCACCGGCAACGTGGCCACCAAGATGGCCCACCTCTCTGCCTCCATGGGCCAAAACAAGCTCAACA ATGTATCAAAATATCCCAGTGATGAGCACGGTTACCTGGTTCCTACTCCGTTCATCCTGGCCAACAGCACCACCTGCATCCTGCCCAGGCCAGGAATACCCCCAAATAATGAGAACTCTCACCCAAAGCCCCAGGTCACTGCCTTGGACAACACGCCATCTCAAAGCCATCACCCTTGTGTACCCCCTGAGATCAATGTTGTGGTGATACCCCCTCCATCAAAGCCCAAAGACTACCCTTGTCAGAGACCACTCCCTTCACCCAGGGGCCCTCTGTCCTATGAGGCCCTAGTGCAGCTGAGGAAGAGTGCGTTCATGAAGAGAACCCTTCAAAGTGCCACAGCTGAGACCAGAGACTGGAACAGGCAGCCCTCTTCATCAGCCATTCCCATTGACCTGCACCATGGGAGCACACCCAGAGACCCCTCAGTCACCCCAGCCCAGGTCACACTCCCCCAAGAGCCCAGCAAGCACAATGACAGTCCTCCAGTAGTGTTCCCAAAACCCCCCAAAATACCCTCACACATTGCCCTGAATACCCAAAAGGGTACAGCCAACCCCACCACAGACTCCAGTGCCCCTTCCTTGAGCTCATCACCCACTGACAGGCATTTGTCAGACCCCCAAAAGGTGAGAAAGGAGGCCCTGCAGAAGCTGGGGCTCCTGAGAGACAATAATGAGTCCCAACCTAAGTCTGTTATGCCACTGTGCTCCTCCAAATTGCACTCCACCTGTGACCTAACTTCAGCCAGTGTGGGAGTTAAAGCTCAACCCCACGGTAACTCAACAAGAAGCCAGCCCTCATCCACCTCCCAAGGACCCAGAGAACCTAACAGCAGGCCGGTACAAAGCAGCAGCTTCCTCCATCGCTCTAGGAGTGAGGAGCAGCCTCCCATACCGCCCTCACACCTGACCAAACCCAGTGGGGTCAAAGCTGCCACCCTAGAGCGTTCTGGGGTGGGGCTTGGGAGCTACGTGGCCGACCACCGGAAATCTCCCAAGGATGAACGTTGCACCCCACCTACTCCCATCAAAGCCCCAGAGCAGGAGAAAACAACGCTCGCTGCGCAGCCAGTGTCCACCCACAAGACCCCGCACTGCCCGGGCTTCAGTGTGGTGATGGTGCCCAGCATGGGAGAAGACAGACGAGAGGCTCTTAGGAAGCTGGGGCTGTTGAAAGACTAG
- the LOC115150732 gene encoding specifically androgen-regulated gene protein isoform X1, with protein sequence MPKSDTWPGGVAIGTITGMDSAGSCDSVSDNSLKHLSAEERACLMFLEETIESLEAEEDSALSNDEPDCLPTTGNVATKMAHLSASMGQNKLNNVSKYPSDEHGYLVPTPFILANSTTCILPRPGIPPNNENSHPKPQVTALDNTPSQSHHPCVPPEINVVVIPPPSKPKDYPCQRPLPSPRGPLSYEALVQLRKSAFMKRTLQSATAETRDWNRQPSSSAIPIDLHHGSTPRDPSVTPAQVTLPQEPSKHNDSPPVVFPKPPKIPSHIALNTQKGTANPTTDSSAPSLSSSPTDRHLSDPQKVRKEALQKLGLLRDNNESQPKSVMPLCSSKLHSTCDLTSASVGVKAQPHGNSTRSQPSSTSQGPREPNSRPVQSSSFLHRSRSEEQPPIPPSHLTKPSGVKAATLERSGVGLGSYVADHRKSPKDERCTPPTPIKAPEQEKTTLAAQPVSTHKTPHCPGFSVVMVPSMGEDRREALRKLGLLKD encoded by the exons CATAGGGACAATCACTGGCATGGACAGTGCAGGCAGCTGTGACAGTGTT AGTGACAATAGCCTCAAGCACCTGTCTGCTGAGGAGAGGGCATGTCTCATGTTCTTGGAGGAGACCATAGAGTCCCTAGAGGCTGAGGAGGATAGTGCACTGTCCAATGATGAGCCTGACTGCCTGCCCACCACCGGCAACGTGGCCACCAAGATGGCCCACCTCTCTGCCTCCATGGGCCAAAACAAGCTCAACA ATGTATCAAAATATCCCAGTGATGAGCACGGTTACCTGGTTCCTACTCCGTTCATCCTGGCCAACAGCACCACCTGCATCCTGCCCAGGCCAGGAATACCCCCAAATAATGAGAACTCTCACCCAAAGCCCCAGGTCACTGCCTTGGACAACACGCCATCTCAAAGCCATCACCCTTGTGTACCCCCTGAGATCAATGTTGTGGTGATACCCCCTCCATCAAAGCCCAAAGACTACCCTTGTCAGAGACCACTCCCTTCACCCAGGGGCCCTCTGTCCTATGAGGCCCTAGTGCAGCTGAGGAAGAGTGCGTTCATGAAGAGAACCCTTCAAAGTGCCACAGCTGAGACCAGAGACTGGAACAGGCAGCCCTCTTCATCAGCCATTCCCATTGACCTGCACCATGGGAGCACACCCAGAGACCCCTCAGTCACCCCAGCCCAGGTCACACTCCCCCAAGAGCCCAGCAAGCACAATGACAGTCCTCCAGTAGTGTTCCCAAAACCCCCCAAAATACCCTCACACATTGCCCTGAATACCCAAAAGGGTACAGCCAACCCCACCACAGACTCCAGTGCCCCTTCCTTGAGCTCATCACCCACTGACAGGCATTTGTCAGACCCCCAAAAGGTGAGAAAGGAGGCCCTGCAGAAGCTGGGGCTCCTGAGAGACAATAATGAGTCCCAACCTAAGTCTGTTATGCCACTGTGCTCCTCCAAATTGCACTCCACCTGTGACCTAACTTCAGCCAGTGTGGGAGTTAAAGCTCAACCCCACGGTAACTCAACAAGAAGCCAGCCCTCATCCACCTCCCAAGGACCCAGAGAACCTAACAGCAGGCCGGTACAAAGCAGCAGCTTCCTCCATCGCTCTAGGAGTGAGGAGCAGCCTCCCATACCGCCCTCACACCTGACCAAACCCAGTGGGGTCAAAGCTGCCACCCTAGAGCGTTCTGGGGTGGGGCTTGGGAGCTACGTGGCCGACCACCGGAAATCTCCCAAGGATGAACGTTGCACCCCACCTACTCCCATCAAAGCCCCAGAGCAGGAGAAAACAACGCTCGCTGCGCAGCCAGTGTCCACCCACAAGACCCCGCACTGCCCGGGCTTCAGTGTGGTGATGGTGCCCAGCATGGGAGAAGACAGACGAGAGGCTCTTAGGAAGCTGGGGCTGTTGAAAGACTAG
- the LOC115150732 gene encoding specifically androgen-regulated gene protein isoform X2 encodes MMSLTACPPPATWPPRWPTSLPPWAKTSSTVSDLPRRELHPLEYQHTYFSDVSKYPSDEHGYLVPTPFILANSTTCILPRPGIPPNNENSHPKPQVTALDNTPSQSHHPCVPPEINVVVIPPPSKPKDYPCQRPLPSPRGPLSYEALVQLRKSAFMKRTLQSATAETRDWNRQPSSSAIPIDLHHGSTPRDPSVTPAQVTLPQEPSKHNDSPPVVFPKPPKIPSHIALNTQKGTANPTTDSSAPSLSSSPTDRHLSDPQKVRKEALQKLGLLRDNNESQPKSVMPLCSSKLHSTCDLTSASVGVKAQPHGNSTRSQPSSTSQGPREPNSRPVQSSSFLHRSRSEEQPPIPPSHLTKPSGVKAATLERSGVGLGSYVADHRKSPKDERCTPPTPIKAPEQEKTTLAAQPVSTHKTPHCPGFSVVMVPSMGEDRREALRKLGLLKD; translated from the exons ATGATGAGCCTGACTGCCTGCCCACCACCGGCAACGTGGCCACCAAGATGGCCCACCTCTCTGCCTCCATGGGCCAAAACAAGCTCAACAGTGAGTGACCTGCCCAGGAGGGAATTACATCCTCTTGAATATCAACATACCTActtcagtg ATGTATCAAAATATCCCAGTGATGAGCACGGTTACCTGGTTCCTACTCCGTTCATCCTGGCCAACAGCACCACCTGCATCCTGCCCAGGCCAGGAATACCCCCAAATAATGAGAACTCTCACCCAAAGCCCCAGGTCACTGCCTTGGACAACACGCCATCTCAAAGCCATCACCCTTGTGTACCCCCTGAGATCAATGTTGTGGTGATACCCCCTCCATCAAAGCCCAAAGACTACCCTTGTCAGAGACCACTCCCTTCACCCAGGGGCCCTCTGTCCTATGAGGCCCTAGTGCAGCTGAGGAAGAGTGCGTTCATGAAGAGAACCCTTCAAAGTGCCACAGCTGAGACCAGAGACTGGAACAGGCAGCCCTCTTCATCAGCCATTCCCATTGACCTGCACCATGGGAGCACACCCAGAGACCCCTCAGTCACCCCAGCCCAGGTCACACTCCCCCAAGAGCCCAGCAAGCACAATGACAGTCCTCCAGTAGTGTTCCCAAAACCCCCCAAAATACCCTCACACATTGCCCTGAATACCCAAAAGGGTACAGCCAACCCCACCACAGACTCCAGTGCCCCTTCCTTGAGCTCATCACCCACTGACAGGCATTTGTCAGACCCCCAAAAGGTGAGAAAGGAGGCCCTGCAGAAGCTGGGGCTCCTGAGAGACAATAATGAGTCCCAACCTAAGTCTGTTATGCCACTGTGCTCCTCCAAATTGCACTCCACCTGTGACCTAACTTCAGCCAGTGTGGGAGTTAAAGCTCAACCCCACGGTAACTCAACAAGAAGCCAGCCCTCATCCACCTCCCAAGGACCCAGAGAACCTAACAGCAGGCCGGTACAAAGCAGCAGCTTCCTCCATCGCTCTAGGAGTGAGGAGCAGCCTCCCATACCGCCCTCACACCTGACCAAACCCAGTGGGGTCAAAGCTGCCACCCTAGAGCGTTCTGGGGTGGGGCTTGGGAGCTACGTGGCCGACCACCGGAAATCTCCCAAGGATGAACGTTGCACCCCACCTACTCCCATCAAAGCCCCAGAGCAGGAGAAAACAACGCTCGCTGCGCAGCCAGTGTCCACCCACAAGACCCCGCACTGCCCGGGCTTCAGTGTGGTGATGGTGCCCAGCATGGGAGAAGACAGACGAGAGGCTCTTAGGAAGCTGGGGCTGTTGAAAGACTAG